In Providencia alcalifaciens, the sequence GTTTTGCCGGTGATGGCCACGTTAACGTCATTTTTTCAGTGTCCAACTATCCATTTTTAACTTGATGACTTTATCCCCTTGCTTGAGCTCCATGTGGTTTGGCAGCATCGGCGAGGTTTTGGTATCGTAAGAGAGATAATCCAATTTCCATGTTTCGCCATTGATTTTAAACGTCACGGATTTGAGCAGGTGGTTGCTGTCGAGAGTGTATTCAGTGGCTCGCCCCGGTGAACCGACTAACCAAGCGGTGAGATCATCAATGGGGATATCCATACCTGTTAACTGATAAATTAATTCACTTGGCACATCACTCATGTGAGTTTGCCCATCTTTAGTGGTTAATTTGGCTAAATCAGGTTCTACACTGAGTTCCAGTTCACGCGAGCCTAATGGATTAGTCAGCAATAAACGGTATTTTTCTGGAGTATATTGCTGCCAGAAAAACTTCGCGTAAGTTTTGGTTTCTGTTCCGGTACCTTGACCCCCAATGTACACAAAGGAGCCGCGAGTTTGATAATCACGCAGTTCAATCACTTGTGATTGGTGGGCAGTCCACTGTGCATCTGTTGAAGATGAAGTGCCTTTCGTGGTGTCTTGAGAGGTAGTCACACAGGCAGTCAGCAGCAAGCAGGAAAGGGGCATTAATCGCCAAAAGTTTCTGGCTGGGCGCATAAACGACAGAGCTGAAGAAAGTTGCATATCGGTTCTCAAAAGATAATTTTCAGGAATATTGCGCTAATCTGTAGTGGTTATCAATGAAAACATACTAAAAAATAGGGAATTTGCTTTCTGTGCCAAATAGCGGCATCCTTGATGCATCTCATTGATATTGATATCAGACAGTCCGATAATCAACGTAAATTTTGGTATGCATCATCTTTCTGATTGTTGATGATAGGCTACCCGTAGAAACAGACGCGTTAATCATCTACAATATACGAATATAAATCGCAGTAATGAGCTAGGTTGCTAGTATCATTCTGACAAATAAATTAGCAATGTGAGCAATGTGAGTAAGTCGTAAGCACAATGACCCTATTAGCCTTAGGCATTAATCATAAAACGGCACCAGTGGCTTTGCGTGAGCAAGTCGCTTTTGGTCCTGAAAAAATCGACCACGCACTTGAGGAGTTACTGAAACAGCCTCAAGTGAGTGGCGGCGTTGTGCTGTCTACCTGTAACCGAACTGAACTGTATCTCAGCCTTGAATCCCAAGAAAAAGCGCAGGAACAGTTAACTAAATGGTTATGTGATTTTCACGGGATCACCGCCAAAGATCTCCAACCTAGCCTTTATTGGCACCAAGATGCGCGCGCAGTCAGCCATCTTATGCGTGTGGCCAGTGGGTTAGATTCGTTGGTTCTAGGTGAGCCGCAAATCCTCGGTCAAGTGAAAAAGGCGTTTGCGCTTTCGCAAGATACTCATTCTCTATCTAGCGAATTAGAGCGCTTATTCCAAAAATCGTTTTCCGTGGCTAAACGTGTGCGAACCGAAACTGATATCGGGGCGAATGCGGTTTCTGTCGCATTTGCAGCTTGTACGCTAGCAAGGCAAATTTTCGAATCACTCAAACATTTGAATATTTTGTTAGTCGGTGCAGGGGAAACCATCGAATTAGTGGCGCGTCATTTGCGTGAGCATGGCGTGCAAAAAATGATGATAGCTAACCGAACGCTAGAACGTGCCGAACTTCTCGCCAAAGAAGTGAACGCTCAAGTTATCTCATTAGCAGATATCGATAACCGTTTAGCTGAAGCGGATATTGTGATTAGTTCAACGGCTAGCCCATTGCCAATTATTGGTAAAGGGATGGTCGAGCGTGCAATGAAAGCACGCCGTAGTAAACCTATGTTATTGATTGATATCGCAGTTCCTCGTGATATCGAGCAGGATGTAGAAAAACTCAGAGATGTTTATCTCTATACTGTTGATGATTTGGAATCCATCATTGCCCAAAACTTGGCACAACGTAAAGCTGCCGCGGTTGAAGCGGAATTTATTGTTGAGCAAGAAAGCAGCCATTTTATGGATTGGTTGCGCTCACAAGCCGGAGTCTCTACAATTCGCGAATACAGAGAGCAGGCGGAAGCAATTCGGGCAAGCATGACCGAGAAAGCACTTGCAGCCATTGCCCAAGGTGCCAACCCTGAGCAAGTGATTATGCAGCTATCACAACAGTTAACCAACCGCCTGATCCACGCTCCGACTAAATCTTTGCAGCAAGCTGCGGGAAATGGGGATGTTGAGCGTCTAAATCTACTTAGGGACAGCTTAGGGCTGGACCATCAATAACCACTTTTTAATCATAGGTCTGATATAACGAATGAAGCCTTCTATTGTCGCAAAACTAGAAGCATTACAAGAACGCTACGAAGAAATTGAAGCGCACCTTGCTGATGCGGGTGTGATTGCTGATCAAGACCGTTTTCGTGCTTTATCAAAAGAATATGCTCAGTTAACGGATGTCGCTAAGTGTTTTACTGCATGGCGTACTGTTCAGGATGATATCGAAACAGCGCAAATGCTGTTGGACGATCCTGAAATGAAAGAAATGGCTCAAGAAGAACTAAAAGAAGCCAAAGAGCGCAATGAAGAGCTGGAACAGCAATTACAGTTGTTGTTACTTCCAAAAGATCCTGATGATGAATATAACTGCTTTGTGGAAATCCGCGCGGGTGCGGGTGGCGATGAAGCGGCAATTTTTGCGGGTGATTTATTCCGTATGTACAGCCGTTATGCGGAAAGTAACCGCTGGCGCGTTGAACTGATGAGCACCAGTGATGGTGAGCACGGTGGATACAAAGAAGTTATTGCAAAAATTTCGGGCGATAGTGTGTATGGTCGATTGAAGTTTGAATCCGGCGGTCACCGCGTACAGCGTGTTCCTGAGACGGAATCACAAGGTCGTATTCATACCTCCGCATGTACTATTGCTATCTTACCTGAGCTGCCAGAAGCGGAATTACCGGAAATTAGCCCAGCGGATTTACGTATCGATACGTTCCGTTCATCGGGCGCGGGTGGTCAGCACGTTAACACCACCGACTCTGCAATTCGTATTACCCACTTACCAACGGGAATTGTGGTTGAATGTCAGGATGAACGTTCACAACACAAAAACAAAGCGAAAGCGATGTCTGTGTTGGGTGCACGTATTCGCCAAGCTGAAATGGATAAACGCTATGCAGCGGAAGCCTCTGAACGCCGTAACTTATTAGGTTCCGGTGACCGTTCTGACCGTATTCGTACTTATAATTTCCCGCAAGGTCGAGTTACTGATCACCGTATCAACCTTACGCTGTACCGTTTGGACGAAGTGATGGAAGGCAAACTGGATACATTAATTCAGCCTATCATCAACGAATACCAAGCTGACCAGCTTTCTGCGTTATCTGAGCAGGACTAATGCGTTATAGCGAATGGTTACAGCAGGCAGTCGTTAGACTGTCTGCCAGTGATAGCGCTAAACGAGATGCGCAGATCCTGTTGCAGCATACCACAGGGCGCAGCCGTACCTATATCCTCGCTTTCGATGAAACCGAACTGACCCCTCATGAACAGCAGCAATTAGAGGGGTTATTAGCCCGCCGTGAACAAGGGGAGCCGATTGCCTACATTGTGGGTGAACGTGAATTCTGGTCACTGCCACTGTATGTATCACCCGCAACCTTGATCCCTCGTCCAGATACCGAATGCCTTGTTGAGCAAGCGTTAGCGCGCCTTCCTCAAGAAGCGTCTCGTATTTTGGATCTTGGCACAGGAACGGGGGCTATTGGGCTAGCTTTGGCGTCAGAGTTACCAAATAGTCACGTAATAGGCGTGGATTTTAACCCCGATGCGGTAGTGTTAGCGCAACGAAATCAACAACGCTTAGCCATTTCAAATATTCAATTTTCACAAAGTGATTGGTTTACTTCACTACCAAATGAACTATTTGATATGATTGTGAGTAATCCGCCTTATATTGATGAAAGTGATGTTCACTTGAGCCAAGGTGATGTGCGTTTTGAGCCATCAACGGCGTTGATTGCTGATAATCAAGGTTTTTCTGATTTAGCACACATTATTGCCACATCAAAACAATACCTAAAACAACAAGGGTGGCTGCTGCTTGAGCATGGTTGGCAGCAAGGTTTAACTGTGCGAGAGCTATTGAATGAAAATGGGTACACCAATGTCGAGACCTGTCTGGATTATGGTGGTAAAGAGCGAATTTCCCTTGGTCAATGGAATGGTTAAGCGGGCAATTGCAGTGGAATTGTAATGAAAACAATAGCAAATATTGAGTTTAATCAGCTACCGTTAAGTGAAGGCATTATGATGGTTTCTAACATCATTCGAGCCGATTTTCCCTTTATGCAGGTACAAACGCAATTAGATAATTTCGTCGCTAAAGCGCGTGAAGCAATGGATTTGACTGCTGATAACCAGTCAAAGATAGAGCAGCTGATTGCACTGTTTTATGGTGAGTGGAAATTTGGTGCGGCGAACGGTGTTTACGCACTATCTGATATGCTGTGGTTGGATAAAGTTTTAGCCTCTAAGCAAGGCACGCCAGTCTCTCTTGGCTCAATTTTTTTATTTATTGCTGAGCAGCTCGATTTAGAGATTGAAGCTGCAATTTTTCCGACTCAATTACTTTTTGTCTCGACAAAACGCGATGATTCCCAGTGGTTTATTAACCCAGTTAGCGGCGAAACCTTATCACAACACACATTAACTATGTGGCTAAAAGGGACCGTTGATCCATACTCCGAATTTACCTTTGATGAATTGGATGTGGCTGAACATAGCATTATTGTTCGCAAAATTTTCGACACGTTAAAAGCGGCGCTGATGGAAGAGAAAAAAATGGAGATGGCATTAAAAGTCTGTGAAACATTGCTGATCCTCGATCCTGAAGACCCATATGAAATTCGCGACCGAGGACTTATCCTCGCGCACTTAGATTGTAATCATGTGGCGCTGAGTGACCTTAACTATTTTGTTGAGCACTGTCCAGAAGACCCTGTGTCGGAAATGATTAAAATTCAAATTTATTCGCTGGATAATCTTCCAGTTGTACTGCATTGATTAACGTATAGACAGTTTTTGTCTTCCTATAAAGGGTAAGAGTATGCAACAGAAAGTAGTCAGTATCGGTGATATTAAGGTCGCAAACGATCTGCCATTTGTTCTGTTTGGTGGCATGAACGTACTTGAGTCTCGCGATATGGCGATGAAAGTGTGTGAGCACTACGTCACTGTGACACAAAAATTAGGCATTCCGTATGTATTTAAAGCCTCTTTTGATAAAGCTAACCGATCATCTATTCACTCTTATCGTGGACCGGGTCTGGAAGAAGGGCTGAAAATCTTCCAAGAAATTAAACAGACCTTTGGTGTGAAAATCATTACTGATGTTCATACTCCAGAACAAGCTCAGCCAGCTGCAGAAGTGGTTGATGTTATCCAACTGCCTGCATTCTTAGCGCGTCAAACTGACTTAGTTGCGGCGATGGCGAAAACCGATGCGGTCATTAATATCAAAAAACCTCAATTCATCAGCCCGGGGCAAATCGGCAATATCGTTGAGAAATTTATCGAAGGTGGTAACGATAAAATTATCTTGTGTGACCGCGGCGCAAATTTTGGCTATGACAACTTAGTAGTTGATATGCTTGGTTTTAATGTCATGATGCAAGCCTCTAACGGTTGCCCAGTTATTTTTGACGTAACACATTCTCTGCAATGCCGTGACCCATTTGGCGCTGCATCGGGTGGTCGTCGTGGTCAAGTGGCTGAATTGGCAAGAGCAGGAATGGCGGTAGGGCTAGCAGGCCTATTCCTTGAAGCTCATCCAGATCCAGATAACGCACGTTGTGATGGCCCTTCTGCATTGCCGTTAAACAAATTAGAGCCATTCTTACAACAAGTTAAAGCTATTGACGAAGTTGTAAAAAGCTTCCCTGCGTTGGACACCAACAGCTAATCATCGTTTCAAATGCAATTAAATGATGTTGTTTCCATGTTCGGCGCTGATCTTCAGCGCCGATATGGTGAAAAAATTCATAAAGTCACCTTACATGGTGGCTTTAGCTGCCCAAACCGTGATGGCACGTTGGGGCGAGGTGGCTGCACGTTTTGTAATGTGTCATCCTTCAGTGATGAAAAACAGTCAGAACAACCCATTACCCTCCAAATCCAACAACAAATTTCCCGAATCTCTCGCGCTAATCGCTATCTGGCGTATTTTCAAGCCTATACCAGTACTTACGACGAAGTACACCGCTTAAAACAGCTGTATGAAGAAGCGTTACAACAGGCCGATATGGTTGGTCTATGTGTAGGCACTCGCCCTGATTGCGTGCCTGAAGCGGTATTATCTTTACTGGCGGATTATCGTCAACAAGGCTATGAAATTTGGTTAGAACTCGGCTTACAAACCGCTCATGACAAAACATTGCATCGCATCAATCGCGGTCATGACTTTGCCGCTTATCAAGTGACTACCCAAAAAGCCCGTGCGCTAGGACTCAAGGTTTGTACCCATTTGATTTGCGGTCTGCCAAACGAAAATGCAGCAATGAATATGCAGACATTAGAGGCGGTTTTGGCGTGTGGCACGGATGGTATTAAGCTGCACCCGTTGCATATTGTTGAAGGTAGCATTATGGCAAAAAGTTGGCGGGCAGGCCGCTTAGAAACCCTATCTTT encodes:
- the prfA gene encoding peptide chain release factor 1 codes for the protein MKPSIVAKLEALQERYEEIEAHLADAGVIADQDRFRALSKEYAQLTDVAKCFTAWRTVQDDIETAQMLLDDPEMKEMAQEELKEAKERNEELEQQLQLLLLPKDPDDEYNCFVEIRAGAGGDEAAIFAGDLFRMYSRYAESNRWRVELMSTSDGEHGGYKEVIAKISGDSVYGRLKFESGGHRVQRVPETESQGRIHTSACTIAILPELPEAELPEISPADLRIDTFRSSGAGGQHVNTTDSAIRITHLPTGIVVECQDERSQHKNKAKAMSVLGARIRQAEMDKRYAAEASERRNLLGSGDRSDRIRTYNFPQGRVTDHRINLTLYRLDEVMEGKLDTLIQPIINEYQADQLSALSEQD
- a CDS encoding TIGR01212 family radical SAM protein (This family includes YhcC from E. coli K-12, an uncharacterized radical SAM protein.), with amino-acid sequence MQLNDVVSMFGADLQRRYGEKIHKVTLHGGFSCPNRDGTLGRGGCTFCNVSSFSDEKQSEQPITLQIQQQISRISRANRYLAYFQAYTSTYDEVHRLKQLYEEALQQADMVGLCVGTRPDCVPEAVLSLLADYRQQGYEIWLELGLQTAHDKTLHRINRGHDFAAYQVTTQKARALGLKVCTHLICGLPNENAAMNMQTLEAVLACGTDGIKLHPLHIVEGSIMAKSWRAGRLETLSLEEYTATAGEMIRHTPIDILYHRISASARKPTLLAPQWCENRWVGMNSLYQYLLANGGQGSAL
- a CDS encoding tetratricopeptide repeat protein, encoding MKTIANIEFNQLPLSEGIMMVSNIIRADFPFMQVQTQLDNFVAKAREAMDLTADNQSKIEQLIALFYGEWKFGAANGVYALSDMLWLDKVLASKQGTPVSLGSIFLFIAEQLDLEIEAAIFPTQLLFVSTKRDDSQWFINPVSGETLSQHTLTMWLKGTVDPYSEFTFDELDVAEHSIIVRKIFDTLKAALMEEKKMEMALKVCETLLILDPEDPYEIRDRGLILAHLDCNHVALSDLNYFVEHCPEDPVSEMIKIQIYSLDNLPVVLH
- the prmC gene encoding peptide chain release factor N(5)-glutamine methyltransferase — encoded protein: MRYSEWLQQAVVRLSASDSAKRDAQILLQHTTGRSRTYILAFDETELTPHEQQQLEGLLARREQGEPIAYIVGEREFWSLPLYVSPATLIPRPDTECLVEQALARLPQEASRILDLGTGTGAIGLALASELPNSHVIGVDFNPDAVVLAQRNQQRLAISNIQFSQSDWFTSLPNELFDMIVSNPPYIDESDVHLSQGDVRFEPSTALIADNQGFSDLAHIIATSKQYLKQQGWLLLEHGWQQGLTVRELLNENGYTNVETCLDYGGKERISLGQWNG
- the hemA gene encoding glutamyl-tRNA reductase; the protein is MTLLALGINHKTAPVALREQVAFGPEKIDHALEELLKQPQVSGGVVLSTCNRTELYLSLESQEKAQEQLTKWLCDFHGITAKDLQPSLYWHQDARAVSHLMRVASGLDSLVLGEPQILGQVKKAFALSQDTHSLSSELERLFQKSFSVAKRVRTETDIGANAVSVAFAACTLARQIFESLKHLNILLVGAGETIELVARHLREHGVQKMMIANRTLERAELLAKEVNAQVISLADIDNRLAEADIVISSTASPLPIIGKGMVERAMKARRSKPMLLIDIAVPRDIEQDVEKLRDVYLYTVDDLESIIAQNLAQRKAAAVEAEFIVEQESSHFMDWLRSQAGVSTIREYREQAEAIRASMTEKALAAIAQGANPEQVIMQLSQQLTNRLIHAPTKSLQQAAGNGDVERLNLLRDSLGLDHQ
- the kdsA gene encoding 3-deoxy-8-phosphooctulonate synthase, encoding MQQKVVSIGDIKVANDLPFVLFGGMNVLESRDMAMKVCEHYVTVTQKLGIPYVFKASFDKANRSSIHSYRGPGLEEGLKIFQEIKQTFGVKIITDVHTPEQAQPAAEVVDVIQLPAFLARQTDLVAAMAKTDAVINIKKPQFISPGQIGNIVEKFIEGGNDKIILCDRGANFGYDNLVVDMLGFNVMMQASNGCPVIFDVTHSLQCRDPFGAASGGRRGQVAELARAGMAVGLAGLFLEAHPDPDNARCDGPSALPLNKLEPFLQQVKAIDEVVKSFPALDTNS
- the lolB gene encoding lipoprotein insertase outer membrane protein LolB codes for the protein MRPARNFWRLMPLSCLLLTACVTTSQDTTKGTSSSTDAQWTAHQSQVIELRDYQTRGSFVYIGGQGTGTETKTYAKFFWQQYTPEKYRLLLTNPLGSRELELSVEPDLAKLTTKDGQTHMSDVPSELIYQLTGMDIPIDDLTAWLVGSPGRATEYTLDSNHLLKSVTFKINGETWKLDYLSYDTKTSPMLPNHMELKQGDKVIKLKMDSWTLKK